The following proteins are encoded in a genomic region of Bradyrhizobium sp. SK17:
- a CDS encoding UPF0280 family protein, translating to MTRLPQIALLPDGKRLHLQDGPIDLVIEAKGGDADVRSAYLAAADRFTGLLDELCTELAELRTAANPGRCSLKGVVARRMHAAVAPFAADCFITPMAAVAGSVAEEILGTMLRTAMLDRAYVNNGGDIALHLADGEQFTVGLMDRPDRHGVMQAMTIDADMPARGIATSGRHGRSFSLGIADAVTVLARTASQADAAATVIANAVDLPGHPAILRVPANELQPDSDLGERLVTRDVGPLTDHEIEQALEAGAARARMLLTSGLIEGAALRLLGETRLVGATGNGAPASHGFQERTIEHMPRA from the coding sequence ATGACGCGGCTCCCGCAAATCGCGCTTCTTCCTGACGGCAAGCGGCTGCATTTGCAGGATGGCCCGATTGATCTGGTCATCGAAGCCAAGGGCGGGGATGCGGATGTTCGATCCGCCTATCTGGCGGCGGCGGATCGCTTCACCGGACTGCTCGACGAGCTCTGCACGGAACTCGCCGAACTGCGCACCGCCGCCAATCCCGGTCGCTGCTCGCTGAAGGGCGTGGTCGCACGGCGCATGCATGCGGCGGTCGCGCCGTTTGCCGCCGACTGCTTCATCACGCCGATGGCGGCGGTCGCGGGCTCGGTTGCCGAGGAAATCCTCGGTACGATGCTGCGCACAGCGATGCTCGACCGCGCCTATGTCAACAATGGCGGCGATATCGCGCTGCATCTCGCAGACGGCGAACAGTTCACCGTCGGCTTGATGGACCGCCCGGACCGTCACGGCGTGATGCAGGCCATGACCATTGATGCAGACATGCCGGCCCGCGGGATCGCGACCAGCGGCCGCCACGGCCGCAGCTTCTCGCTCGGCATTGCCGATGCCGTCACCGTGCTGGCGCGGACGGCGTCGCAGGCCGATGCAGCCGCGACCGTGATCGCCAATGCGGTCGATTTACCCGGGCATCCTGCGATCCTGCGCGTTCCGGCCAACGAATTGCAGCCCGACAGCGACCTCGGCGAACGGCTGGTGACGCGCGACGTCGGGCCGCTGACGGACCACGAAATCGAGCAGGCGCTCGAGGCGGGTGCGGCGCGGGCGCGGATGCTCCTGACGTCGGGATTGATCGAGGGCGCAGCATTGCGTCTACTGGGCGAGACGCGGCTTGTTGGTGCAACTGGGAACGGGGCGCCGGCGTCGCATGGGTTTCAGGAACGAACGATAGAACACATGCCGCGGGCATGA
- a CDS encoding (2Fe-2S)-binding protein — translation MRLTVNGRNHDVDAAPDTALLYVLRNDLALNGPKYGCGLGECGACAVLIDGVAARACVIPIEGCAGRNVVTLEGLGSREHPDPVQDAFIREQAAQCGYCLNGMIITTKALLTRNPNPSERDVLEALRYNLCRCGAHIEIIRAAMRAAGHALEARD, via the coding sequence ATGCGCCTGACCGTGAACGGCAGGAATCATGATGTCGACGCTGCTCCCGACACCGCATTGCTTTACGTGCTGCGCAACGATCTCGCATTGAACGGACCGAAATATGGCTGCGGGCTCGGCGAGTGCGGCGCCTGCGCGGTGCTGATCGACGGCGTCGCCGCGCGCGCCTGTGTGATCCCGATCGAAGGCTGCGCGGGACGCAACGTCGTCACGCTCGAAGGGCTCGGAAGCCGCGAACATCCTGATCCGGTGCAGGATGCCTTCATCCGAGAACAAGCCGCACAGTGTGGCTACTGCCTCAACGGCATGATCATCACCACCAAGGCGCTGCTCACGCGCAACCCCAATCCATCCGAGCGCGACGTGCTGGAAGCGTTGCGCTACAATCTCTGCCGCTGCGGTGCGCATATCGAGATCATCCGCGCCGCGATGCGGGCCGCCGGCCACGCGCTCGAGGCACGCGATTGA
- a CDS encoding molybdopterin cofactor-binding domain-containing protein produces the protein MRGLLSVVRPAVLGAEGAFETFITITADGSVNAYNGHVDLGTGIRTALGQIVAEELDVSFARVVVILGDTSVVPNQGATIASETIQITAIPLRKAAAQARHFLLSRAAERLELPAGDLTIEDGLIRGHDNRSISYGELIADETITLDLADEVPVKAVSAYSVVGKSVPRVDLPAKATGELVYVHDVRVPGMLHGRVVRPPYAGVDAGPFVGTSLIAVDEASVRDIPGLVAVVRVGDFVGVVTEREENAIKAAAQLKVTWKPGPDLTDLSDIEQALRANPSTPRQLIDQGDVDAAIKAAAKPMRRTYVWPYQMHGSIGPSCAVADYTDGTVRVWSGTQNPHILRGDLALLVQRPESEIDVIRMEAAGCYGRNCADDVSADALLLSRAVGRPVRVQLTREQEHAWEPKGTAQLMDVNGGLNADGSVAGYDFSTRYPSNGAPTLALLLTGRIAPTPAVFEMGDRTAIPPYDYENMRVVANDMPPIVRASWFRGVSALPNTFAHESYIDELAAEAEVDPIEYRLRYLKDKRAVDLVNAVAERAGWTPRPVWKEPEADGDVVRGRGFAYALYVHSKFPGYGAAWSAWIADVAVNKATGDVSVTRVVAGQDSGLMINPEGVRHQIEGNVIQSTSRALMEEVSFERGAVTAREWGAYPIIKFPELPKIDVLMLPRQDQPPLGVGESASVPSAAAIANAIYDATGVRFRELPFTPERILKGLHGEQPTVPASLPPPAQPVNLNRWQNPLARRGGALAGIAALCAAAIGIGAAVLPWRAIAPIARPDASVYSAATIARGKELAALGACAVCHTAEHGLANAGGRPLETPFGTIYTTNITPDVDTGIGAWSYPAFERAMRDGIHRDGRHLYPAFPYTHFARTNDADLQALYAYLMAQAPVRTETPANTLAFPFNLRPLLAGWNALFHQPRTFQPDPSKSATWNRGAYLVEGLGHCSACHSPRNALGAERQNAYLAGGFAEGWEAPALTSLSKAPIPWSEDELYAYLRTGESRLHGVAAGPMAPVVQELAALPDQDIRAMAVYLASFNETADRPAHDVLAAQLEAGTAVTTAASTGARIYQGACAVCHEAGGPPLFGSRPSLALNSNLHSDVPDNLIQVILHGIAKPAVTDLGYMPAFRDSMSDGQVAELVGFLRRQFAPARPAWTDVAATVGRIRQTIAR, from the coding sequence ATGCGCGGCTTGCTGTCGGTCGTTCGTCCCGCAGTGCTCGGCGCGGAAGGCGCGTTCGAGACCTTCATCACCATTACAGCCGATGGCTCCGTCAACGCCTATAACGGCCATGTCGATCTCGGCACCGGCATCCGCACCGCGCTCGGCCAGATCGTTGCCGAAGAGCTCGACGTCTCCTTTGCCCGCGTGGTGGTGATCCTCGGCGACACCAGCGTAGTGCCGAACCAGGGCGCGACGATCGCGAGCGAGACCATCCAGATCACCGCCATTCCGTTGCGCAAGGCCGCGGCGCAAGCGCGGCATTTCCTGCTCTCGCGCGCGGCTGAGCGGCTGGAGCTTCCGGCCGGCGACCTCACGATCGAGGACGGCCTGATCCGCGGTCACGACAACCGCAGCATCAGCTATGGCGAGCTGATCGCCGACGAGACGATCACGCTCGACCTCGCCGACGAGGTTCCGGTCAAGGCCGTGAGCGCCTACTCCGTGGTCGGCAAGTCGGTGCCGCGCGTCGACCTGCCGGCGAAGGCCACCGGCGAGCTGGTCTATGTCCACGATGTGCGTGTGCCCGGCATGCTGCACGGCCGCGTCGTCCGCCCGCCCTATGCCGGCGTCGATGCCGGCCCGTTCGTCGGCACCAGCCTGATCGCGGTCGATGAGGCTTCGGTGCGCGATATCCCCGGCCTCGTCGCGGTGGTGCGGGTCGGCGATTTCGTCGGCGTCGTCACCGAGCGCGAGGAGAATGCGATCAAGGCCGCCGCGCAGCTCAAGGTGACCTGGAAGCCGGGACCTGATCTGACCGATCTCTCCGATATCGAGCAGGCGCTGCGCGCCAATCCGTCGACGCCGCGCCAGCTGATCGACCAGGGCGACGTCGATGCCGCGATCAAGGCGGCAGCCAAGCCGATGCGACGGACTTACGTTTGGCCCTACCAGATGCACGGTTCGATCGGCCCATCTTGCGCTGTTGCCGACTACACAGACGGTACGGTCCGGGTCTGGTCCGGTACGCAGAACCCGCACATCCTGCGCGGCGATCTCGCACTCTTGGTCCAGCGTCCGGAATCCGAGATCGACGTGATCCGGATGGAGGCGGCCGGCTGCTACGGCCGCAACTGCGCCGACGACGTCTCCGCCGATGCGCTGCTGCTGTCGCGCGCGGTCGGCCGCCCGGTGCGGGTGCAGCTCACCCGCGAGCAGGAGCATGCTTGGGAGCCAAAGGGCACCGCCCAGCTGATGGACGTCAATGGCGGGCTCAATGCCGACGGCAGCGTCGCCGGTTACGATTTCTCGACGCGTTATCCCTCGAACGGAGCGCCGACGCTGGCGCTATTGCTCACCGGGCGTATTGCGCCGACGCCTGCCGTGTTCGAGATGGGCGACCGCACCGCGATCCCGCCCTACGACTATGAGAACATGCGCGTCGTCGCCAACGACATGCCGCCGATCGTGCGCGCGTCCTGGTTTCGCGGCGTCTCCGCGCTGCCCAATACATTCGCGCATGAATCCTATATCGATGAACTTGCGGCAGAGGCCGAGGTCGATCCGATCGAATACCGGCTGCGCTACCTGAAGGACAAACGCGCGGTCGATCTCGTCAATGCGGTCGCCGAACGCGCCGGCTGGACGCCGCGCCCGGTGTGGAAAGAGCCCGAGGCCGACGGCGATGTCGTGCGCGGCCGTGGCTTCGCTTATGCGCTCTACGTGCACAGCAAGTTTCCGGGCTACGGCGCGGCATGGTCGGCCTGGATCGCCGACGTTGCGGTCAACAAGGCGACCGGCGACGTCAGCGTGACGCGGGTGGTCGCCGGCCAGGATTCCGGATTGATGATCAATCCCGAGGGCGTGCGGCACCAGATCGAAGGCAATGTCATCCAGTCGACCAGCCGCGCGCTGATGGAGGAAGTCTCCTTCGAGCGCGGCGCGGTGACGGCGCGGGAATGGGGCGCCTACCCCATCATCAAATTTCCCGAACTGCCCAAGATCGATGTGCTGATGCTGCCGCGGCAGGACCAGCCGCCGCTCGGTGTCGGCGAATCCGCCTCGGTGCCGAGCGCCGCCGCGATCGCCAACGCGATCTATGATGCCACCGGCGTCCGCTTCCGCGAGTTGCCGTTCACGCCGGAGCGCATCCTGAAGGGATTGCATGGCGAGCAGCCCACGGTGCCTGCATCGCTGCCGCCGCCCGCGCAACCGGTCAATCTCAACCGATGGCAAAATCCGTTGGCAAGGCGCGGCGGCGCGCTCGCCGGCATCGCCGCACTCTGCGCCGCCGCGATCGGCATCGGCGCGGCCGTCCTGCCCTGGCGCGCGATCGCGCCGATCGCACGGCCCGATGCCTCGGTCTATTCTGCGGCCACCATCGCGCGCGGCAAGGAGCTTGCGGCGCTCGGCGCCTGTGCCGTCTGCCACACCGCGGAGCATGGCCTCGCGAATGCCGGCGGCCGGCCGCTCGAGACGCCGTTCGGCACCATCTATACGACCAACATCACGCCCGATGTCGACACCGGCATCGGCGCCTGGTCCTATCCCGCGTTCGAGCGCGCGATGCGCGACGGCATTCATCGCGACGGGCGTCATCTCTACCCGGCATTCCCCTACACGCATTTCGCCAGGACCAATGATGCCGACCTCCAGGCGCTCTACGCCTATCTGATGGCGCAGGCGCCGGTGCGCACCGAGACGCCGGCGAACACGCTCGCCTTTCCGTTCAACCTGCGGCCGCTGCTCGCCGGATGGAATGCGCTGTTCCATCAGCCGCGAACGTTCCAACCCGATCCATCGAAGTCGGCGACCTGGAATCGCGGCGCCTATCTGGTCGAGGGTCTCGGCCATTGCAGCGCCTGTCACTCGCCGCGCAATGCGCTCGGCGCGGAACGGCAGAACGCCTATCTCGCCGGCGGCTTCGCCGAGGGCTGGGAGGCGCCGGCGCTGACCTCGCTGTCGAAGGCCCCGATCCCCTGGAGCGAGGACGAGCTCTACGCCTATCTGCGCACCGGCGAGTCGCGCCTGCACGGCGTCGCCGCCGGGCCGATGGCGCCGGTCGTGCAGGAACTTGCCGCGCTGCCCGATCAGGACATCCGCGCGATGGCGGTCTACCTCGCCTCGTTCAACGAGACCGCCGACCGGCCGGCCCACGATGTGCTTGCGGCCCAGCTGGAGGCCGGTACTGCCGTCACCACCGCCGCCTCAACCGGCGCGCGGATCTATCAGGGCGCCTGCGCCGTCTGCCACGAGGCCGGTGGCCCGCCGCTGTTCGGCAGCCGGCCATCGCTGGCGCTGAACAGCAATCTGCACAGCGACGTTCCTGACAATCTCATTCAGGTGATCCTGCACGGCATCGCCAAGCCGGCCGTGACCGACCTCGGCTATATGCCCGCGTTCCGGGACAGCATGAGCGACGGTCAGGTTGCGGAGCTTGTCGGCTTCCTGCGACGCCAGTTCGCCCCCGCCAGGCCGGCCTGGACCGATGTCGCCGCCACGGTCGGCCGTATACGGCAGACCATAGCGCGCTGA
- a CDS encoding ABC transporter substrate-binding protein encodes MRGYFVGAGLAIAVVTMATSAMTTQAVAQSEIKIGEINSYSLLPAFTEPYRKGWQLAVEEINAAGGINGKKLVVISKDDGGKPADAQTAANELVSSENVAMLTGTFLSNIGLAVSDFANQKKVFFLAAEPLTDAITWSKGNRYTFRLRPSNYMQAAMLVEEAAKLPAKRWATIAPNYEYGQSAVAVFKKLMSEKRPDIQWVDEQWPPQGKIDAGPVVQAVAAANPEAILNVTFGADLVKLVREGNTRGLFKGRTVVSFLTGEPEYLDPLKDETPEGWIVTGYPWYSIKTPEHEAFLKAYQTKYNDYPRLGSIVGYQTIKAAAAILAKAGSTDPEKLIAAAEGISMSSPFGEITFRKIDHQSTLGAFTGKTALKDGKGIMVDTAYRKGSDYLPSDAEIEKMRPKD; translated from the coding sequence ATGCGTGGTTATTTCGTAGGGGCGGGATTGGCGATCGCGGTCGTGACCATGGCAACGAGCGCCATGACGACGCAGGCGGTGGCGCAGAGCGAGATCAAGATCGGCGAGATCAACTCCTATTCGCTGCTGCCGGCGTTCACCGAGCCCTATCGCAAGGGCTGGCAGCTCGCGGTGGAGGAGATCAACGCGGCCGGCGGCATCAACGGCAAGAAGCTCGTCGTCATTTCCAAGGATGACGGCGGCAAGCCCGCGGATGCGCAGACCGCGGCCAACGAACTGGTGTCGAGCGAGAACGTTGCAATGCTGACGGGGACGTTCCTGTCGAACATCGGCCTCGCCGTCAGCGACTTCGCCAACCAGAAGAAGGTGTTTTTCCTCGCGGCCGAGCCTTTGACCGACGCGATCACGTGGTCGAAGGGCAATCGCTATACCTTCCGCCTGCGTCCGTCGAACTACATGCAGGCGGCAATGCTGGTGGAGGAAGCCGCAAAGCTTCCGGCAAAGCGCTGGGCGACGATCGCGCCGAACTATGAGTACGGCCAGTCGGCGGTCGCGGTGTTCAAGAAGCTGATGTCGGAGAAGCGGCCCGACATCCAGTGGGTCGACGAGCAGTGGCCGCCGCAGGGCAAGATCGACGCCGGCCCGGTGGTGCAGGCGGTTGCCGCCGCGAACCCGGAGGCAATCCTCAACGTCACCTTCGGCGCCGACCTCGTCAAGCTCGTGCGCGAGGGCAACACCCGTGGCCTGTTCAAGGGCCGCACGGTGGTGAGCTTCCTGACCGGCGAGCCCGAATATCTCGATCCGCTGAAGGACGAAACGCCCGAGGGCTGGATCGTCACCGGCTATCCCTGGTACTCGATCAAGACGCCGGAGCATGAGGCGTTCCTGAAGGCCTACCAGACCAAGTACAACGACTATCCGCGGCTCGGCTCGATCGTCGGCTACCAGACCATCAAGGCGGCGGCGGCAATCCTCGCCAAGGCCGGCTCCACCGATCCGGAGAAGCTGATCGCGGCAGCGGAAGGCATCTCGATGTCGTCGCCGTTCGGCGAGATCACCTTCCGCAAGATCGATCACCAGTCGACACTCGGCGCCTTCACCGGCAAGACCGCGCTGAAGGACGGCAAGGGCATCATGGTCGATACCGCCTATCGCAAGGGCTCGGACTATCTGCCCAGCGATGCCGAGATCGAAAAGATGCGGCCGAAGGATTGA
- the pncB gene encoding nicotinate phosphoribosyltransferase translates to MTVTDIATRTYNHGWRLDPIVRSLLDTDFYKLLMQQMIRESYPDTRTTFSVINRSTHIKLAEVIDEGELRAQLDHARTIRFSKKELIWLAGNTFYGKTQMFSPDFINWLSTFRLPEYELHKVDGQYELHFHGPWTHTTMWEIPALAILNELRSRAATKTYGRFALDVLYARAKAKLWAKVERLRKLDGLRLSDFGTRRRHGFLWQRWCVEAVKEGLGSSFTGTSNVLLAMDNDLEAIGTNAHELPMVAAALANDDEELRWAPYHILDQWRHAYGGNLLIALPDAFGTKPFLRDAPDWVADWTGFRPDSAPPITAGEDIIKWWKQKGRDPKEKLLVFSDAMDVGSIEETFHHFKGRVRVSFGWGTNLTNDFVGCAPDGTAELDPISIVCKVTSVDGRPAVKLSDNPEKATGIPSEVERYLRVFGNVGRVRTAVHV, encoded by the coding sequence ATGACCGTGACAGATATCGCGACCCGGACCTACAACCACGGCTGGCGGCTCGACCCGATCGTCCGCAGCCTGCTCGACACCGATTTCTACAAGCTGTTGATGCAGCAGATGATCCGGGAATCCTATCCGGACACGCGCACGACCTTTTCGGTGATCAACCGCTCGACCCATATCAAGCTCGCCGAGGTCATCGACGAAGGCGAGTTGCGCGCCCAGCTCGACCACGCCCGCACCATCCGCTTCAGCAAGAAGGAACTGATCTGGCTCGCCGGTAACACGTTCTACGGCAAGACCCAGATGTTCTCGCCCGATTTCATCAACTGGCTCTCCACCTTCCGGCTGCCCGAATACGAGCTGCACAAGGTCGACGGCCAGTATGAGCTGCATTTCCACGGACCTTGGACCCACACCACGATGTGGGAGATCCCGGCGCTTGCGATCCTCAACGAGCTGCGCTCGCGCGCGGCGACCAAGACCTATGGCCGCTTCGCGCTCGACGTGCTCTACGCCCGCGCCAAGGCCAAGCTGTGGGCCAAGGTCGAGCGGCTGCGCAAGCTGGATGGATTGCGGCTGTCCGATTTCGGCACCCGCCGCCGCCACGGCTTCCTGTGGCAGCGCTGGTGCGTCGAGGCAGTGAAGGAAGGCCTCGGTTCGTCCTTCACCGGGACATCCAACGTGCTGCTCGCGATGGACAACGACCTCGAAGCAATCGGCACCAACGCGCATGAGCTGCCGATGGTCGCCGCCGCGCTCGCCAATGACGACGAGGAGCTGCGCTGGGCGCCCTACCACATCCTCGACCAGTGGCGTCACGCCTATGGCGGCAACCTCCTGATCGCGCTGCCCGATGCGTTCGGCACCAAGCCGTTCCTGCGCGACGCGCCGGACTGGGTCGCCGACTGGACCGGGTTTCGTCCCGACAGCGCGCCGCCGATCACCGCCGGCGAAGACATCATCAAATGGTGGAAGCAGAAGGGCCGCGATCCCAAGGAGAAGCTCTTGGTGTTTTCCGACGCGATGGATGTCGGCTCGATCGAGGAGACGTTCCATCACTTCAAGGGCCGCGTCCGCGTCAGCTTCGGCTGGGGCACCAACCTCACCAATGATTTCGTCGGTTGCGCGCCTGATGGCACGGCGGAGCTCGATCCGATCTCGATCGTCTGCAAGGTGACGTCGGTCGACGGCCGGCCGGCCGTGAAACTGTCTGACAATCCGGAGAAGGCGACCGGCATCCCCTCGGAAGTCGAGCGCTATCTGCGGGTGTTCGGCAATGTCGGCCGGGTTCGCACCGCGGTTCACGTCTAA
- a CDS encoding 6-hydroxynicotinate reductase translates to MADTMTVAAGDKIRCDACPVMCYIKPGAAGACDRYANHDGMLVRVDPHVVLERTVSHGGKLVPFQVSGDWDGKIVRQPDLFVTAIGAGTTYPDYKPAPFIVSSEVDGIDMVTVVTEGIFSYCGVKVKIDTDRYLGPETAIVRADGEAVGHVTTSEYGSQMLSLGGVHHLTGGSKKEGRVTCDTLMDLSNCKAVELIIDGGASVVVQAGKPPIVNGVAEERMRVGCGSATIGMFAKQWHGKVDEVVVVDDHITGVLSEHQAGKLLDIADTGIKMKGRRSTPGRYFQVADPGTGWGGTNISDPLSILGPFNAREARPGLTMLMVSTTGEHASYYVLDEALKPIETEMPADLRFSVERIQENCEPALCTVLFMGGAGGSLRAGVTDNPVRLTRSVKDALTRVTSGGAPVYVWPGGGITFMVDVTQMPAGAFGYVPTPALVAPIEFTMKLSDYAALGGHMDYVRPLSSLRDSAEIKPMPYLPGRRA, encoded by the coding sequence ATGGCTGACACAATGACCGTCGCCGCCGGCGACAAGATCCGCTGCGATGCCTGTCCGGTGATGTGCTACATCAAGCCGGGCGCGGCTGGCGCCTGCGACCGTTATGCCAATCATGACGGCATGCTGGTGCGAGTCGATCCGCATGTCGTGCTTGAGCGTACCGTCTCGCATGGCGGCAAGCTGGTGCCGTTTCAGGTCAGCGGCGACTGGGACGGCAAGATCGTCCGCCAGCCCGATCTCTTCGTCACCGCGATCGGCGCCGGAACCACCTATCCGGATTACAAGCCGGCGCCGTTCATCGTGTCGTCGGAGGTCGACGGCATCGACATGGTCACCGTGGTGACCGAGGGCATTTTCTCCTATTGCGGCGTCAAGGTGAAGATCGACACCGACCGCTATCTCGGTCCCGAAACCGCGATCGTGCGCGCCGACGGCGAGGCGGTCGGTCATGTCACGACCAGCGAATATGGCTCGCAGATGCTCTCGCTTGGCGGCGTGCATCATCTGACCGGAGGCTCCAAGAAGGAAGGCCGCGTCACCTGCGACACGCTGATGGATCTCTCCAATTGCAAGGCGGTGGAGTTGATCATCGACGGCGGCGCCAGTGTGGTGGTGCAGGCGGGCAAGCCGCCGATCGTCAACGGCGTGGCGGAAGAACGCATGCGGGTCGGCTGCGGCTCGGCGACCATCGGCATGTTCGCCAAGCAGTGGCACGGCAAGGTCGATGAGGTCGTGGTGGTCGACGACCACATCACCGGCGTGCTCAGTGAGCACCAGGCCGGCAAGCTGCTCGACATCGCCGATACCGGCATCAAGATGAAGGGCAGGCGCTCGACGCCCGGCCGCTATTTCCAGGTCGCCGATCCCGGCACCGGATGGGGCGGCACCAATATCTCCGATCCGCTGTCGATCCTCGGCCCGTTCAATGCCAGGGAGGCGCGGCCCGGGCTGACCATGCTGATGGTTTCGACCACCGGCGAGCATGCGTCGTACTACGTGCTCGACGAGGCGTTGAAGCCGATCGAGACCGAGATGCCGGCCGACCTCAGGTTTTCCGTCGAACGCATCCAGGAGAATTGCGAGCCGGCGCTGTGCACCGTGCTGTTCATGGGCGGCGCGGGCGGATCGCTGCGCGCCGGCGTCACCGATAATCCGGTGCGGCTGACGCGCTCGGTCAAGGATGCGCTGACGCGCGTCACCAGCGGCGGCGCGCCGGTCTATGTCTGGCCCGGCGGCGGCATCACCTTCATGGTCGACGTCACGCAGATGCCCGCCGGCGCCTTCGGCTACGTGCCGACGCCGGCGCTGGTTGCGCCGATCGAGTTCACGATGAAGCTGTCGGATTACGCGGCGCTGGGCGGCCATATGGATTATGTCCGGCCGCTGTCGTCGCTGCGCGACAGCGCCGAGATCAAGCCGATGCCCTATCTGCCCGGGCGGCGTGCATGA
- a CDS encoding amino acid synthesis family protein, with protein sequence MSAVIRKIVTVVEETHLEMGKTIAPPTRRAAAIAVIENPFAGRYVEDLTPLIAIGEELGDLLSKRAVAALGIDGAKAHSYGKAAAVGENGELEHAAAILHPKMGAPVRKVLSKGAALIPSSKKRSGPGTTLDIPLGHKDAAFVRSHFDGMEVQINDAPRANEIMVAVAVTDSGRPLPRVGGLTVDEIKGEDGLR encoded by the coding sequence ATGAGCGCCGTCATTCGCAAGATCGTCACCGTGGTCGAGGAGACCCATCTGGAGATGGGCAAGACCATTGCACCGCCGACCCGGCGTGCCGCCGCCATCGCCGTGATCGAGAATCCGTTTGCCGGCCGCTATGTCGAAGACCTCACGCCATTGATCGCGATTGGCGAGGAACTGGGCGACTTGCTCTCGAAGCGGGCGGTCGCCGCGCTCGGCATCGACGGCGCCAAGGCGCACAGCTACGGCAAGGCCGCGGCGGTCGGCGAGAATGGCGAGCTCGAGCACGCAGCCGCGATCCTGCATCCCAAGATGGGCGCACCGGTGCGCAAGGTGCTCTCGAAGGGGGCGGCGCTGATACCGTCGTCGAAGAAGCGCTCCGGCCCCGGCACCACGCTCGACATTCCGCTTGGGCACAAGGACGCAGCCTTCGTGCGCAGCCATTTCGACGGCATGGAAGTGCAGATCAACGACGCGCCGCGCGCCAACGAGATCATGGTCGCGGTCGCGGTGACCGACAGCGGCCGGCCGCTGCCGCGCGTCGGCGGCTTGACGGTTGATGAGATCAAGGGCGAAGACGGATTGCGATAA